A window of Vulgatibacter sp. genomic DNA:
CGTCGCAGCGGAGGCGGTGGAGCGCGAGGTGGGCCAGGTCGAGCGGGCGGCGCTGCCCTTGCGGCAGGGGATCTCCGGCACGTTCTGGAAGGCTGCCAAGTTGCTCAACGCTGCGAGCCTCGCCCTCGATCTGCTGCCGACCGGGGAGCCCTGGCGGCGCAAGGCGGCGGGGGCGCTGGGCACCGCTGCGGCGCTGGCGCTGCGCTACTCGGTCTTCCGGCAGGGCAAGGCCTCCACCCACGACGTCCGGGCGACGACGGAGGTGCAGCGGGCGGGACACGGCGCCGCCGAGGTGACGGCACGCTGAGGGTCAGGCGCCGATCGCCGCGAGGAGCTGCTTGCGCTGCGCCTCGTCGGGGAGCTTGCAGCGCATCGCCGCCACGTTCTCGGCCATGTGCGCCGGCTTGCCGGTGGCGGGGATCGCGCAGGTCACCGCCGGGTTTGCCAGGATGAAGAGCAGGAAGAGCTGCGCCCAGCTCGTCGCCCCCAGCGCCGCGGCGAGGGCGGGGAGCGGCTTCGCGCGTGCCTCGCGGAGGAGCGATCCGCCCTCGAAGGGACGCATCACCAGCACGGCGATCCCGCGCTCCCGCGCCAGCGGCAGGAGGCGCTTCTCGGCGTCGCGCACGCCGACCGAATAGGGCAGCTGCACGAAGTCGAGGGGATGGGCCTTCATCAAGCGCTCCACCTCGTCGAAGGCGCCGACCTGGTAGTGGGTGATGCCGACCTGGCGGACCCGCCCCTGCTCCTTCCAGGTGCGCAGCGTGGCGAGGTGTGTCTCGACGTCGACGAGGTTGTGGACCTGCATCAGGTCGATGCGCTCGGTCCGCATCCGGCGGAAGGATTCGTTCATCTGGGCGATGCCGTCCTCCCGGCCCCGGGTCCAGACCTTGGTGGCGAGGAAGGGGGGCAGCTTCGTCCAGCCGCCCGCGGAGACGAGATCACCGACCACCGCCTCCGAGCGCCCGTACATCGGCGAGGAGTCGATGAGCCTCCCGCCCCCGTCGAAGAAGGTGCGCAGCACCTCCCGCAGCGGCGCCCGTTCCGCCTCGGCGGCGCCGACGTCGAAGGTCTGCCAGGTGCCCATGCCGACGGCGGGGAGCACCTCGCCGGTGGAGGGGATCGTGCGGGTGATCAGCGGCTGCCTCTCCTTCTTCGCCGCGAGGGCCGGCGTGGCCGCCAGCGCCGCTGCGCCTGCGGCGAGATGGAGGAAGGTGCGGCGGGAGAGCTCGATCACGGGACCACCTCCTCCGTGGCGCGAAGATGGCGACGGGCGAGAAGGAGCGCGAGGAGAAGCCCCGCGCAGGCGAAGGGTAGCGCCGCGAGGGCGGCGCCGCCTGCCCCCAGGCCGAGGGCCAGGAAGCCGCTGTTCAGCCAGCCGCTCACGGCGTCGCCCCCGCGGTAGACCACCGTGTCGATGAAGCTCTTGGCCTTGTACTTCGACGCCCGGTCCACGGTGGTGAAGAGCGTCTCGCGGGCGGGCCGCTCGATCGCGTAGTGGGCGGAGCGCCTGGCGCCGTAGAGGCCGACGGCGGGACCGAGGAAGGGCGCCACCCCGAGGGCGAGGAAGCCTGCGATGGTCAGCACCGGCTGCAGCGCGAGCCCGAAGCCGATGCCGAAGCGGGCGAGGAGGCGGCCGCTCACCGTGAGCTGGAGGCCGAGCGCGAGGAGGTTGGTGCCGAACTCGACGTAGCCGAAGAGCGCCGTGCGTCTGGCGCCGTCGGCGATCGCCCCCTCCACCAGCCCCAGGTATTGGGCGTAGAGCACCGTGGAGGTGATGGCGAAGAGCAGGGTCTGGCCGGCGATGCCGAGGAGGTAGGGCGACCGGGCCACCTCGGAGAAGCCGGCGAAGGCGCTGCCGCCCAGCACCTTCTCGCCTTTGGCCCGCTCGTGTGGGGTGCCGGCGTCGCGGGACCAGCGGGCGAGGCGTCCCGCTGCGCGGGCGGCGCCCTCGAAGAGCAGCGCCGAGAGGGGCAGGAGCCAGGCGGGGCCGATCACCGGGGCGAGGGTGGCGGCAAGGAGCGGCCCCGCCATCGCGCCGATGGTGCCGCCTGCTGCGACGAACCCGAAGAGGCGCTTGCCCTGCGCCGGGGTGAAGACGTCGGCGAGGAAGGCCCAGAAGACCGAAGTGATGAAGAGGTTGAAGACGCTCACCCAGACGAAGAAGGCGCGGGCGACGTGGACCGGGGCGGCGCCGCCGAGGAGGAGCGCGAAGAAGACGAGGAGGGAGAGCCCGCAGAGGCGGTAGAGCCAGGGCACGAAGCGCTGCCGGGGAAAGCGCGAGGCCACCGCGGCGAAGGCCGGCACCGCGATCAGGGTGGCGACGAAGGTGGCGGTGAAGAGCCAGTGGAGCTGGCGGACACCGGCGACCACCGCCATCTCGTCGCGGATCGGCTTGAGGATCGAGTAGCCGGCGAGGAGCGCGAGGAAAAAGGCGAAGGCGAGGAGGAGGCCCCGCACCTCGTGGGGCCTCGCATCGACCAGGCGCTCGATGGCGCCGCGCAGGGGAGCTCGCGTCACGGCGCCATTCTGCGCCGGGCAGGTGGGCCGGGCGCCCCCGTCTCGCGCCGGAGCGTTCGCTCCCGTGCGCTTCGCGGCGGGGGCCGTCGGGCCCCCGCGCGGCTCAGGGCAGCTTCGCCTTCTCGAAGCCGGACCAGCAGGCGTCGTAGTCGCTCTGCAGCGCCTTCGTCTCCATGGCGAAGCGCGTGGGGGCGATCACCCAGCGCGACTCGAACATGAAGGCGAGCGTGTTCTCGATCTTGTGGGGCTTCAGCTCCGCCGCCACCGCGCGCTCGTAGCTGTCGCGATCGGGGCCGTGGCCGCTCATGCAGTTGTGGAGCGAAGCGCCGCCGGGGACGAACCCGCCGCCCTCCTTGGCGTCGTAGACGCCGTGGATGAGCCCCATGAACTCGTTCATCACGTTGCGGTGGAACCAGGGCGGCCGGAAGGTGTTCTCCGCCACCATCCACCGCGGCGGGAAGATCACGAAGTCGCAGTTGGCGGTGCCCGGGAGTTCGCTGGGCGAGGTGAGCACGGTGAAGATCGACGGATCCGGGTGATCGAAGCTCACCGTGCCGATCGTGTTGAACCGGGCGAGGTCGTATTTGTACGGCGCGAGGTTGCCGTGCCACGCCACCACGTCGAGGGGCGAGTGATCGAGCTCCGTCTCCCAGAGCCGGCCCTGGAATTTCTGCACCAGGCGCACCGCACGATCGACGTCCTCGAAGGCCGCCACCGGCGCGAGGAAGTCGCGCGGGTTTGCGAGGCCGTTGGAGCCGATGGGGCCGAGGTCTGGGAGCTTGAAGAGCGCGCCGTGGTTCTCGCAGACGTAGCCCGCCGCCTTGCCGTCGGGGAGCTCCACCCGGAAGCGCACGCCGCGGGGGACGACCGCGATCTCGCCCGGCGCCACCAGCAGCCTGCCCATCTCGGTGAAGAGCAGGAGCTGTCCCGCCTGCGGCACGAGGAGGAGCTCGCCGTCGGCATCGAAGAAGACCGAGTCGGTCATCGACTGGTTGGCGGCGTAGAGGTGGATCGAGATGCCGGCGTTGGTCGCGGCGCTGCCGTTGCCGCCGAAGGTGACGAGGCCCTGGACGAAGTCGGTGGGCGCAGCCGGCATCTCCAGCGGGCTCCAGCGGAGCCGGTTCGGCGTCACCGCCCCCTCGTCGAAGGGACCGCTGCGGAGCAGGCCCTGTGCCATCGGCCGGTAGGGCAGGTGGTTGGCGCTGGGGCGCAGCCGGTAGAGCCAGGAGCGCTGGTTCTCCTTGCGGGGCGCGGTGAAGGCGGTGCCCGAGAGCTGCTCGGCGTAGAGGCCGTAGGGAACCCGCTGCGGCGAGTTCCGCCCCTCGGGCAGCGCCCCGGCGACGGCCTCCGTCGCAAACTCGTTTCCAAATCCGGACTGGTAGCTGTCGATGGCCATGGAACCTCCCGGTTGGACCGCCGCATGGGCAGACCGCTCGAAAACCCTCGCCTCATACCGCGTCGAGGCCGTCGGATCGACGGGCAGCACGCAAAAAAGCCGCGCCGGCCTCCAGGCCGACGCGGCTCGTGCGGGAGCAGGCTTCAGATGGTGCCGCGGGCCCAGGGGCCCCAGATCGCCAGGGTGATGCCAGGGCTCTGGATGTTGACGAAGAGGTAGTGCCCGCTCGGATCGAAGCAGGCGCCGCAGAACTCGCTGCTCCGGTAGTCGCCGCCGGCGACGTTCTTGCCGAGGGCGGCGAGGGCGGCGTCCTCGAGCACGACGTTGTTCTTGGCGAAGATGTAGGCCACGCCCTCGCCGTGGAGGCCGAGGAGGCGCGACCCCTCGCCGTAGGCGTCCGTCGACCTGCCGCCGTCCTCGCAGAGCACGAGGCCGCCCCGGGGGCTGACCGTGAGGTTGTCGGGGTTGTTGGCCACCGCGGCGTCGGGCGAGACGTAGATGCAGCGGAGGGTGTCGGCGCGGAGATCGTGCTCCCAGACCGCCCCCTGGCCCGCGGCGCCGGCGCTGGTGTCGACGACGTAGAGCTTGCCGTCGTGGTGCCAGATCCCCTCGCCGCGGCCCATGCGCAGGGCGCCTGCGTCGCGGGCCTGCCGGTAGGGACCGCTGAGTCCGCCGACGGTCGGGCTGTCGGGGGTGGCGATCTCGACCCACTCGAGCTCGTGCACGTCGCCGAGCTGCGGCTGGCGGATGTCGAGGTTGGTGGTGCCCCTGACCCGGGCTGCCTGGAGGCGTCCGCCGGCGGCGAGGGCGCCGGCCCGCTGCGCGGCGTCGTTGGGGAGGAAGCGGTAGTAGGCGGAGCCGCTGCTGTTGTCCTCGGTGAGGAAGGCGGCGCCGGTGCGGGGATCGAAGGCGACCGCCTCGTGCTTGAAGCGGCCCATGTCGCGGATCGGCGCGCCGGTGGTATCGAGGGGATCTGAGGTCACCTCGAAGACGTAGCCGTGCTTCTGGCCACCTGCCGGCGTGTCGTCGGCGGTGTTCTCCTCGCAGGTGAGCCAGGTGCCCCACGGGGTCACGCCGCCGGCGCAGTTGGTGCGGGTGCCGCCGAGGCTGGGCACGGTGCGCACCGGCTGCCCGACGCCCTGCGGGACGTAGAGGGTGGTGGTGCCGCCGCCGACGCGATTGCCGTTGGCGAAGGCGACGGTGTCGAACTTCGCCGGCGCGTCGATGATCGTGGGGGTCGCCGCCGCCTCGTGGTTGCGGACGAGGACGAACTCCCTGCCGCCGCGGCCCTGGCGCACCTCGATCACCCCCATGCCGTCGTGGCGGGTCGGCACCGGCTGGCCGTTCTCCATCGGATCGCCGATCCAGGAGAAGCTCTTGTACTGGAAGCCCGCGGGGAGCTGGAGGAGCGGCAGGCCCGTGGCGAGATCGGCCACCGGGGCGATGGGGCCGTAGGGGCTGGGCACCGGCCCCGCGGGCACGTCGGCCCGGGCCTGGCGGACGGAGAGGGCCTGGAGGGCCCCGGCGAAGGGAGCGGCTGCTGCCAGGGTGGCGGCGCCTTTGAGCAGGTTGCGGCGGCTGGTGTTCGTGGTCGTCATCGGTCGTCCCCTTGTGCGGTGGTGGGAGCGACCGGGAGTCGACCACCGCCGGATGGCTTCGCCGTGGCGGCGTTTTGGCGGGAGCCGGGGGAGCCGGATCCAATTGCGTGGAGACAAAAACGAAGACCCGCGCCGGATGGTGCCGGCGCGGGACTTGGGGACCGTGATGCCTTGCCGGATCAGGGGACCGGCGGCACGTCGCAGGTGCCGCTCGCACAGACGAGCGAGGGGTCGCAATCGGCGTCGGCGGTACACGCCGTACCCGCCGTGCAGTCGGAGCCAGCGCCACCCGCCATCCCCGTCACCACGAAGCGGCCGTCGCTCACCGTCTCGGTGATCGCGCGGTTGCCGTGGATCCCGGCGGCGTCGTTGGAGAGCGTGACCAGGCTGCCGGATGCAGTGGCGGTGATGCCGAAGCCAGGCGCACCGTTGATCGCGTTGGCGATCGCGGTGGCCACCTGGCCCGCGGTGGCGCCGGATACCAGCGGGACT
This region includes:
- a CDS encoding NTP/NDP exchange transporter; this encodes MTRAPLRGAIERLVDARPHEVRGLLLAFAFFLALLAGYSILKPIRDEMAVVAGVRQLHWLFTATFVATLIAVPAFAAVASRFPRQRFVPWLYRLCGLSLLVFFALLLGGAAPVHVARAFFVWVSVFNLFITSVFWAFLADVFTPAQGKRLFGFVAAGGTIGAMAGPLLAATLAPVIGPAWLLPLSALLFEGAARAAGRLARWSRDAGTPHERAKGEKVLGGSAFAGFSEVARSPYLLGIAGQTLLFAITSTVLYAQYLGLVEGAIADGARRTALFGYVEFGTNLLALGLQLTVSGRLLARFGIGFGLALQPVLTIAGFLALGVAPFLGPAVGLYGARRSAHYAIERPARETLFTTVDRASKYKAKSFIDTVVYRGGDAVSGWLNSGFLALGLGAGGAALAALPFACAGLLLALLLARRHLRATEEVVP
- the hmgA gene encoding homogentisate 1,2-dioxygenase, encoding MAIDSYQSGFGNEFATEAVAGALPEGRNSPQRVPYGLYAEQLSGTAFTAPRKENQRSWLYRLRPSANHLPYRPMAQGLLRSGPFDEGAVTPNRLRWSPLEMPAAPTDFVQGLVTFGGNGSAATNAGISIHLYAANQSMTDSVFFDADGELLLVPQAGQLLLFTEMGRLLVAPGEIAVVPRGVRFRVELPDGKAAGYVCENHGALFKLPDLGPIGSNGLANPRDFLAPVAAFEDVDRAVRLVQKFQGRLWETELDHSPLDVVAWHGNLAPYKYDLARFNTIGTVSFDHPDPSIFTVLTSPSELPGTANCDFVIFPPRWMVAENTFRPPWFHRNVMNEFMGLIHGVYDAKEGGGFVPGGASLHNCMSGHGPDRDSYERAVAAELKPHKIENTLAFMFESRWVIAPTRFAMETKALQSDYDACWSGFEKAKLP
- a CDS encoding aldo/keto reductase gives rise to the protein MIELSRRTFLHLAAGAAALAATPALAAKKERQPLITRTIPSTGEVLPAVGMGTWQTFDVGAAEAERAPLREVLRTFFDGGGRLIDSSPMYGRSEAVVGDLVSAGGWTKLPPFLATKVWTRGREDGIAQMNESFRRMRTERIDLMQVHNLVDVETHLATLRTWKEQGRVRQVGITHYQVGAFDEVERLMKAHPLDFVQLPYSVGVRDAEKRLLPLARERGIAVLVMRPFEGGSLLREARAKPLPALAAALGATSWAQLFLLFILANPAVTCAIPATGKPAHMAENVAAMRCKLPDEAQRKQLLAAIGA
- a CDS encoding PhoX family protein; the protein is MTTTNTSRRNLLKGAATLAAAAPFAGALQALSVRQARADVPAGPVPSPYGPIAPVADLATGLPLLQLPAGFQYKSFSWIGDPMENGQPVPTRHDGMGVIEVRQGRGGREFVLVRNHEAAATPTIIDAPAKFDTVAFANGNRVGGGTTTLYVPQGVGQPVRTVPSLGGTRTNCAGGVTPWGTWLTCEENTADDTPAGGQKHGYVFEVTSDPLDTTGAPIRDMGRFKHEAVAFDPRTGAAFLTEDNSSGSAYYRFLPNDAAQRAGALAAGGRLQAARVRGTTNLDIRQPQLGDVHELEWVEIATPDSPTVGGLSGPYRQARDAGALRMGRGEGIWHHDGKLYVVDTSAGAAGQGAVWEHDLRADTLRCIYVSPDAAVANNPDNLTVSPRGGLVLCEDGGRSTDAYGEGSRLLGLHGEGVAYIFAKNNVVLEDAALAALGKNVAGGDYRSSEFCGACFDPSGHYLFVNIQSPGITLAIWGPWARGTI